The stretch of DNA GCCAGCAAGTATTTCAATATTCCCCAATGTAAGTTTTTCTCTAGCATTATGGGTGATTCTATTGTAAGTAAAAATAATAATTATTTAAAAAAGGCAATATTTAAAATGATTATAACACAGGGAATTTATTTATTAGATATTAAAAAATCAATAAGAAATATTAATAAAAAATACGGAAATGTATGTGTAAAGATTAATGAAGTAATGACTCCAGGAGATGATATGTGTTTGGTTATGACTTCACGTAAGTTCCATCCGGGGGGAGAACAGTATCCAAGGAATGTTAAATTTATTGGGGCAGATCATGTAAGAACTTTGAAAAGACCTAAGAAAAAGGATAAAATACTAATTTCACTGGGAACGATATCTACTAGGGGAAATTTTTTTGAAAGTTGTATTGAGGCAACAAAACATCTTGGGCTTCAAATAGTAATAACCTTGGCAGGTAATAAAGAACATGATGTGAGTAACTTAAGAAAATATTCAAATGTACGTATTTACAATAATTTAAATTTTGAAGATTATAGAAAAATTATGAATGAATCAGCATTATTTATTTCCCATGGGGGATTCAATGGTGTTACCACATCTTTATTTTATGAAACGCCTTTACTTATTTGTCCTTCTAGTCCTGAACATATCAACAACATGAAACTAATCCAAAAATATAAGTGTGGCTCAGGATATAATAAAAAGAAAATAGATATAGATGAGCTTAGGGAAATAGTGGATGGAATCTTTTTTAATAAAGAAATTGAAAATGCATTGAAAGAACAAAGTGAAGCTTTAAAACAGTCCCTTGGATACGAAAAAACTGCAGATATTATGATTGATGAATTAGGACTAGCCCAAATAAAAAATATGAAAGGAGAAAAAAAGTGGAGCAACTTATAGCTTATTATTCTAAAAATGGTACTACAAAGTCCACTGTAAAAAAAATAAAAGGTGTTGCAAAAAATAATGTGGATTATGTAGATTTAGGGAAAAATACTCATATAAATTTATCATTGTATAAGAAGATTTATGTAGGTACTGGTATATATGCAGGGACAATTCCAAAGCCTGTTAAGAAATTTTTATCTAATTCAGAATTAAAGAATAAGGAAGTAGCATTCTTTATACATGGTTTAGATAGTGAAAAAAGCCACAAGTCTATTATTAAAAATTCTATAATAGAAAGTAATTGGATAGACTTATGTGATTTTTATTACTTAGGTGGACAATTAGATATGAAAGAACAGAATATATTAGTAAAACAGGTTCTAAAAGTAATAGCAAAGAAGAAGAATCTAGATATTAATAATATGTGTAATTTAAAAAATAAGGAAATTATAGATTTTGTAAACTTTTTTAAGGATTAGGTATGAAAAGTTACGATAAAATTGTAATTTCTGACTTTGAATGTAGTTTTTGGGGCGTAGGTTGTTATGTATATATAATAGACCTATTTTCTGAGAGCCTTATGTTAAAAGAAATCTATGACCTATTATCTGATTCTGAAAAGGATAAGGCAGGTTTTATAAAAAGTAAAGAGAAAAAATACTTATTTTTAATGAAAAAGGGAATAGTTCGAAAAATATTATCCCATTATACAGATTTAAAACCCCATGAAATTACATATAGGTACAATAATTATGGTAAACCATACTTAGCAGATGAGGACAATATATATTTTAATATTTCCCACTCAGGAAAGTATCTTGCAATTGCTATAAGTAGAGAAAATGAGGTTGGAATTGATATACAAGTTTATAAAAATACAGATAATTTTTATTATGCTATGAATTCTGTTTTTACTTATGAGGAAAAACAATTTGTACTAAATGAAATAGAGGAAGAGCAGATCTTTAAATTCACTTATATATGGTCTAGAAAAGAAGCTTTTTGTAAGTGTATTGGGAAAGGATTATTACTGAACTTAAAGGATATATCAGTTATGGAAAAAAATTCAGTATATAAAGGAGTGACCTATTTATTAAATACAAAATGCAAAAAAGATGAATACTCATGTTCAATAGCTTTACGAAGTAGGGCTTAGGAGGGGATTAGTTGAAATGAGAGTACATTCTGATGAATTCTTCTATCTTGAGATGAATAAATTAGTTTGCGATTATACTATGTATTTTCCTATGATTTTTAATAGAAATTTTAACTTAGATATGTTTCTAAAGGCTGTTCATCATGTTTTAGATTCTATGCCTCATTTAAAAAGTAGATGTAAAGGAAGATTTTGGAGAGCCCAGTGGGTTGGTTTTGAAGAGCATAAAATAGAGGATATAACTGAAATATTAGAAGTGAATTTAGATTATGATCTTAAACTGGAAGATTTTTATTCTCAAATATTAAAAGGATTTATTTTACTAGAAGATAGAAAAATAGATTTGGAGAAAGAACCGCCTATAAAAATTAAAGTTTTTAGAGACAAGAATTCTAAAAGAACTGTAGTATTTTTATGTATCCACCATGCTATAGCAGATGGCCGGGGAAGTATGACATTAATATCATTATTTGAAAAAACATATAGAGCAATAAAAAATGGAAAGACTCTTCCTGATATAAAAAATTACAGAAAAATACCTTTAAAGCTACTAAAAGATGGAACGTTTAAAACTATTAAAAATACTTTTGTAAAAAAGGAAAGTATAGATAGTAGTGAAATAGCTACTATTATAAATGAATGTAAAGAAAGTACAAAGAAAGGAATAGATGAATTTGAAGTATTAAGGATACCAAAAGAAAAAGTATTGGAATTAAAAAACAACAATAAAAAATATAACTACACTACTAATGATATTATAGTGCGGAAGATGCTTGTGATAACGGAGAAATTAAATATTCCTATGGGAGATGATAAGAAGTACATAAATGTAGGGATTGCAATAGATAACAGAAAAAACATTAAAGAAGATATAATAACAGTTACAAATTATGCCAGCATGAGTCCGTTTTATTTTGAGAAAGATTTAGTAAATGATAGGAAGGAATTTAGGAATAAAATTAAAGAATTTAAGAAAAATGCATCTGGAGCAAGTTTTTCTAAAGAATTTATGCTTATGTCGTTTTTTCCATTAGCTATCCAGAAAAAAGTTTTTCAAGGACCTGTACTGAAAATGATAAAGGACATGTCTTGTAAAGGAATACAAACCACCAATGTAGGGGAGATGACAAGATTTATAGGAGATTTTGATGAGACATTAGAATATCTTGAATTTATAGGACCTGCCGGTAAATTTGGATTGCCTATAGTCTCCATTTCTCTTTACAAGGGTGATTTATCTATATACTTTAGAAGAGTAAATGATTCAACAGGAATTTGTAATGTGATTAAAAATATGTTTGAAGCTGAGATAACTTAATTAAATTATGATGTAGTTTGTCAGGAGTGTGCTAAATATGAATGCAATTGAACTTAAAAACTTAGTAAAAAAGTATAATGGGGTTGCCGTTGTTGATAATTTAAATCTTAATATCAATGAAGGAGATATTCATGGGTTTTTAGGGCCCAATGGAGCTGGTAAGAGTACTACTATTAATATGATATGTGGCATTATAAAGCCAACATCTGGTAAGATTAATGTTTATAGTATGGACAATAAAAAATGTTTTAATGAAATTAAAAATTATATAGGCTTAGTTCCCCAAAATATAGCTCTTTATACTCAATTTACAGCAAGGGAAAATGTGATGTTCTTTGGGCGACTTTACAACTTAAAGGGTAGAGAATTGAAAAAGTCAGTTGATGAGGCATTAAAATTAACAGGGTTATCCGAATTTTCAGACAAAAAAGTCGAACATTTTTCCGGTGGTATGAAAAGAAGACTTAATATTAGTTGTGGTATAGTACATAAACCAAAGATAATTATTATGGACGAACCGACAGTAGGAATTGATCCCCAGTCTAGAAATCATATTTTAAATTCTATTAAGGTATTAAATAAAAATGGATCAACGGTTTTATACTGTACACATTATATGGAAGAAGTCGAAGCAATTTGCAATAGAATATCTATAATTGACTATGGTAAGGAAATAGTAACTGGAACAAAGGAAGATCTAAAGAACAAGGTAAGAGAAAATAGAGTTTTAGAGCTATCTCTAGATAAATATGATAAAGAAGTAATTTTAGGATTGAAAAGTATTGAAGGTGTAAAACAGGTAAATGTAGATGATAATTTAATAAAGATAATAGTTATTAAAGATGTTCATAATTTAAGCTCTATAGTAAACTATCTTGCAAGAAAGGGGTTAAAAATAATTCACATTAATTATTCAGATATTACATTAGAGATGGTTTTCCTTACTTTAACTGGAAATAAATTGAGAGATTGAGGTGTTAAGGTGATAGCCCTAATAATTCAAGGAGTTAAATACCAATTAAGTGATAGGAAATGGGTTATTTTTAACATAATATTTCCTATAGTACTGATTGCATTACTTGGATATTTTATGACCAATGTATTTGGAGGAGAGTTCTTAGATGATTATGATGAAATCAGGATACTTATGGTTTCCAATTCTCAAAAAACACAATATATTGGTGAATTACTTGAAGATAATTTTGAGGAAGCAGTTATAAATAGGGAAGATTCTTTTGAAGTAGGTAAAAAGAAGATTCTTGAAGGAGAGTTTGATGTTCTTTTATATTTTGACAAAGATGAAATTCAAGTATATTCAACAAATGAATATATTAATAAGAAAAATATAGTTATATTAAATATTAATAGTATTATTAATATGACGCAAGTTCCTCATCTTGTAATTGTAGAAGGGTTGCTTGAAAACAAGTCACAAGGTATTGAGTATAGCCTTAATTCATTTGATTACTATGGAGTAGTTGTTCTTACTATGATGTCACTGTATGTAATGATTGTACCTCTTTCAATTTTTACATATGATAATGAAAACAATATAAAAGAAAGAATTTTGATGACAGGTTATTCAGATTTTGAATATTATACCTCAAGGATGATTTCTGCAATAATAGTTCAAATACTAATTATTTTCCCCATATTTATAATAACTATAATTGGATTTAATACAAACTGGGGAGAACATCCAATGAGAATATTTAGCTATTTTATTATTAATATTATTATGGCAGTTTCCATAGGAACCTTTATATATGAAAACTTTAAAAATTATGAAAAGAGCCTAATGATTATTCAGACCGTTATAATACCATTGTTATCCTTTTTAGGTGGAAGTTATTTAAAAATTAGTTCAAACAACCGTATAATTAATGGAATATTAAATCTTTCCCCTCTAAGGTGGCTTAATCAAGGAATAATGGAAGCAATCTATATTGGAAGATATGAAACTATTAATAAATTCTTTATTATTGCTCTATCTGTAACAGGATTATTTTTAGTTCTGTTTATCTTGCAGTGTAGATCGAGGAGGGCTAGTGAATGAAAAATATATTTTTTTTAGTGAAGCATAATATAAAATTACTTACTCAAAAAAGTCCAATCTTTACTTTAGTATTTATTTTTATACCCATATTAATATCTGTTTGTTTATCTCTATTAATTCCCGATATAAGATCATTTAATGGCCAAGTAATAGACAATTGTGATTCGGAACTTTCTAAATTATATATTGAGACTATAGCTAGTAAAGAAAGTATTAATTTAGAACGGTATAATAATACGGGCAATTTAAATTTAGAGGATAAGATAAGGGTAGGAGATATAAGTTTTGGATTAGTTATATCTAAAAATTTTAATGAAGCAATAGAAACTGGAAAATATGCAAAGGCTTTTGAAGTTTATTGTATAGATAATGATATTGGTATGGAAACAATTGAATCCGTAATATTTATGGAAGCTCAAAGATTTAATTTTTTATTAACCAAAAGTGCTGCTAAAGAAGATAAGACTGAGTGGGTAGAAGAAAATATTAAAGACACTGTAAATGTAATAAGTATGAATCTAGATGGGACTAGCTCTGACTATTCTTTATCTAATATGTTGTTTTCATTTCTAATAATGTTTGCTTTCATGAGGGCAATGAATGGTTCAGCTGTAATAAGTAGAGATAAAGAGAGGGGTATTTATTCTAGAATTTTAATATCAAGTATATCCTTAGAGAAATATTTTTTAGGGAATTTACTAAGTACAATAATAGTAGTAGTATTTCAGTCTATAATATCTATATATTTAATTACTAAGGTAACAGGTATAGAATTTGGTGGTAATTTAGCTGAAATAAGTTTTATATTACTATTATTATCTTTAGTATCAGTGACTTTAAGTAATTTTTTTATATCAATTACTGATAATAAAGAAGTATCAAATATTTTATCAACCTTTGTTGCTATTTTTTTATTAATGGGAGGTATTGTTCCAGTTGAGTTTTTACCTGAATTAGCATCAAAGTTATCCTATTTAATACCTACAAGATGGACAATAGATTGTCTATTAACATTACAGATGGGAAATTCTCTTAATGATTGTATATTAAAGATTATGATGATGATAGGTTTTTCAGTGTTATTATTTTTGATTTCTATGAATTTAGTTAAGAGAAAAGATAATAAAATCTAAAATGGGTGATTTACATGGAAAATAGTATTAAAAGAGAAATATTAGAGTATAGGGAGAATTCATTAAATAGAAAGTTAGTTAATATACTAGTAGAAGACAAATTAACTATTTATGTAAATGATAATAGGATTATTGAAATACTCTGCACATTAAGTTGTATTGAAGAGCTAATAATAGGCTATCTTTATTCAGCAGGAATAATTATAAGATACAGTGATATTAGAAAGATTTATATTGAAGAAGATAAATTAGCTAAAGTTTACATAAAGGATAATCAATACAAACAACTTAAATTAAAAAAACTCTCTAACTCTGCTCAGAACAATTTTGAAGTATTTCAAAGACATAAGTATAATAATCTATCCTATATAAACAAGAAAAATTTTATAAAGGTTAATGAATTACTAAAGGCAATAGATGAATTTGACAGTCGTAGCAAGTTATATAACTTAACGAGAGGTATTCATTCATGTGCTTTATATAAAGGGGGAGAATGTATAATATTTCAAGAAGATATAGGAAGACATAATGCATTTGATAAGGTTATTGGTAGTGCTATGAAATTGAATATTAGTTTTGAAGATAAATACATATATATTAGTGGAAGAATTCCTAGTGATATAGTAATAAAAGCAATAAAATCTAGGACTTCAATAATTATTACATTATCCGTACCTACAGATAATGCAATAAAACTAGCTGAAGAATATAGAATTACCATAATTGGAAAAGCAAAGAATGGAAGCTTTATAGTATATACCTGTGCTAACCGATTAAAATGGTAGATTTATATAAATAACAGGAGGATGTTATGAAAAAATTTAAAAGGATATGGAAGATGGTTTTTGGGGTTATATTAATTATTTTTATAACTATCGGTTTTATATTAGCTTATGAGTTTAAGGAATTAAAAGAATTGGACTATACTGAAATTGATATGTCCGCCATTAAAAATGGGACATATAGAGGAAGTACTTCTACACTTTTAGTAAAAGCAACTATAGATGTAACAGTTGAGGATAATAAAATTATTAAAATTGATATAGTTCAACATAAACATGGTATGGGAGAAAAAG from Tissierellales bacterium encodes:
- a CDS encoding ATP-binding cassette domain-containing protein, with the translated sequence MNAIELKNLVKKYNGVAVVDNLNLNINEGDIHGFLGPNGAGKSTTINMICGIIKPTSGKINVYSMDNKKCFNEIKNYIGLVPQNIALYTQFTARENVMFFGRLYNLKGRELKKSVDEALKLTGLSEFSDKKVEHFSGGMKRRLNISCGIVHKPKIIIMDEPTVGIDPQSRNHILNSIKVLNKNGSTVLYCTHYMEEVEAICNRISIIDYGKEIVTGTKEDLKNKVRENRVLELSLDKYDKEVILGLKSIEGVKQVNVDDNLIKIIVIKDVHNLSSIVNYLARKGLKIIHINYSDITLEMVFLTLTGNKLRD
- a CDS encoding FMN-binding protein gives rise to the protein MKKFKRIWKMVFGVILIIFITIGFILAYEFKELKELDYTEIDMSAIKNGTYRGSTSTLLVKATIDVTVEDNKIIKIDIVQHKHGMGEKAEDIVMRMKEQNSYNVDVISGATISSEVIKNATNKALEKGMRSSSGNY
- the fdhD gene encoding formate dehydrogenase accessory sulfurtransferase FdhD, with the translated sequence MENSIKREILEYRENSLNRKLVNILVEDKLTIYVNDNRIIEILCTLSCIEELIIGYLYSAGIIIRYSDIRKIYIEEDKLAKVYIKDNQYKQLKLKKLSNSAQNNFEVFQRHKYNNLSYINKKNFIKVNELLKAIDEFDSRSKLYNLTRGIHSCALYKGGECIIFQEDIGRHNAFDKVIGSAMKLNISFEDKYIYISGRIPSDIVIKAIKSRTSIIITLSVPTDNAIKLAEEYRITIIGKAKNGSFIVYTCANRLKW
- a CDS encoding ABC transporter permease; amino-acid sequence: MKNIFFLVKHNIKLLTQKSPIFTLVFIFIPILISVCLSLLIPDIRSFNGQVIDNCDSELSKLYIETIASKESINLERYNNTGNLNLEDKIRVGDISFGLVISKNFNEAIETGKYAKAFEVYCIDNDIGMETIESVIFMEAQRFNFLLTKSAAKEDKTEWVEENIKDTVNVISMNLDGTSSDYSLSNMLFSFLIMFAFMRAMNGSAVISRDKERGIYSRILISSISLEKYFLGNLLSTIIVVVFQSIISIYLITKVTGIEFGGNLAEISFILLLLSLVSVTLSNFFISITDNKEVSNILSTFVAIFLLMGGIVPVEFLPELASKLSYLIPTRWTIDCLLTLQMGNSLNDCILKIMMMIGFSVLLFLISMNLVKRKDNKI
- a CDS encoding ABC transporter permease; the protein is MIALIIQGVKYQLSDRKWVIFNIIFPIVLIALLGYFMTNVFGGEFLDDYDEIRILMVSNSQKTQYIGELLEDNFEEAVINREDSFEVGKKKILEGEFDVLLYFDKDEIQVYSTNEYINKKNIVILNINSIINMTQVPHLVIVEGLLENKSQGIEYSLNSFDYYGVVVLTMMSLYVMIVPLSIFTYDNENNIKERILMTGYSDFEYYTSRMISAIIVQILIIFPIFIITIIGFNTNWGEHPMRIFSYFIINIIMAVSIGTFIYENFKNYEKSLMIIQTVIIPLLSFLGGSYLKISSNNRIINGILNLSPLRWLNQGIMEAIYIGRYETINKFFIIALSVTGLFLVLFILQCRSRRASE
- a CDS encoding condensation domain-containing protein: MRVHSDEFFYLEMNKLVCDYTMYFPMIFNRNFNLDMFLKAVHHVLDSMPHLKSRCKGRFWRAQWVGFEEHKIEDITEILEVNLDYDLKLEDFYSQILKGFILLEDRKIDLEKEPPIKIKVFRDKNSKRTVVFLCIHHAIADGRGSMTLISLFEKTYRAIKNGKTLPDIKNYRKIPLKLLKDGTFKTIKNTFVKKESIDSSEIATIINECKESTKKGIDEFEVLRIPKEKVLELKNNNKKYNYTTNDIIVRKMLVITEKLNIPMGDDKKYINVGIAIDNRKNIKEDIITVTNYASMSPFYFEKDLVNDRKEFRNKIKEFKKNASGASFSKEFMLMSFFPLAIQKKVFQGPVLKMIKDMSCKGIQTTNVGEMTRFIGDFDETLEYLEFIGPAGKFGLPIVSISLYKGDLSIYFRRVNDSTGICNVIKNMFEAEIT
- a CDS encoding glycosyltransferase; protein product: MGKLAFFSFPLLGHVNPQVGLCKALGEKGVEMIFYTSKVHFHKFNDVNNIVLKEYPKEFQEYFDEIGRRKEIHNKMLIMLSTFYHDADLLMDYTVNEILKEKPDALVCDQFSIWGRSASKYFNIPQCKFFSSIMGDSIVSKNNNYLKKAIFKMIITQGIYLLDIKKSIRNINKKYGNVCVKINEVMTPGDDMCLVMTSRKFHPGGEQYPRNVKFIGADHVRTLKRPKKKDKILISLGTISTRGNFFESCIEATKHLGLQIVITLAGNKEHDVSNLRKYSNVRIYNNLNFEDYRKIMNESALFISHGGFNGVTTSLFYETPLLICPSSPEHINNMKLIQKYKCGSGYNKKKIDIDELREIVDGIFFNKEIENALKEQSEALKQSLGYEKTADIMIDELGLAQIKNMKGEKKWSNL
- a CDS encoding 4'-phosphopantetheinyl transferase superfamily protein, with the protein product MKSYDKIVISDFECSFWGVGCYVYIIDLFSESLMLKEIYDLLSDSEKDKAGFIKSKEKKYLFLMKKGIVRKILSHYTDLKPHEITYRYNNYGKPYLADEDNIYFNISHSGKYLAIAISRENEVGIDIQVYKNTDNFYYAMNSVFTYEEKQFVLNEIEEEQIFKFTYIWSRKEAFCKCIGKGLLLNLKDISVMEKNSVYKGVTYLLNTKCKKDEYSCSIALRSRA
- a CDS encoding flavodoxin domain-containing protein — protein: MEQLIAYYSKNGTTKSTVKKIKGVAKNNVDYVDLGKNTHINLSLYKKIYVGTGIYAGTIPKPVKKFLSNSELKNKEVAFFIHGLDSEKSHKSIIKNSIIESNWIDLCDFYYLGGQLDMKEQNILVKQVLKVIAKKKNLDINNMCNLKNKEIIDFVNFFKD